In Archangium violaceum, the following are encoded in one genomic region:
- a CDS encoding carboxypeptidase regulatory-like domain-containing protein has protein sequence MNPPLRQALCAVLLCTSLLWSGCSASSDEPPGPTPPTPDEPGVCQVDQDCPDPGLFFCDTVTSRCLAACRTQEDCTAAKRGEYRLAECDGNPLGCRCDNSRCEVALCSADAECAASGKVCRDGGCVQAPEASAVASCRVTPDFVIGREGTSARFSVLAVDGKGGPVVVPTGATWAAVDGSVRGSGAGVEASFVLAVPTEEPREAVVARVGKATCAARVVVLGVAVAPGQMRAVVTDEQTGRPIPEAVVVTADAQGVVKGTARTDASGVALLAALEEVGSVSVFHEEYGYLTVAHEGEGSPRDVALPLRRNPADRYGGYKGTFLHMPTTQDMHAGLAGLSSPDAVTDLSTSLLVGQTRRVSFTSQGQTREVTLPAGAYVVLPGTTLAATDISAQGLAGACDATLGGVTSPEEAMAAGECGTRTAWALGGDIPLSALPLGSVTGSVDVGQLLARTIPLLRTFSSSVKRDVQFRLKETPGTGTGEPDYGDQAHFTGVDHDFAKGQSLPLGFQFAVRVPALPKYRGVWMDSAGVLGVARVAGRGVVPLGLGMGANTTPADPNTDTQAGLPGPGLVSVRMAPTHHGLEGSPYEVILTASSSAATNDATAGAASSVLIHRTLEKLPFDPKGGAPVTVSGPFLPVPEGFRYNYNVDAAGGLEGRQLRFVLSPESMMLPAATVLRAVFTNREEHRWVVLMDVGRAGTGVRLPVPPAPFEDRTYYGDVTGSRAPFGMQALVTRRTGTSAGAAVDLNGLVEADGVDLEHLGDLTVAYSALEYGRPLVTWVTPGEDGQSVKEGSKVKVQVRAFRVGSGNQDEGYVKLTFMGGTGCEGNVVNGQVVDSQGRGEVELLLPGGCRGSEVQLTATLVDTEGNALSPGVTSTRSVTITP, from the coding sequence ATGAACCCCCCCCTTCGTCAGGCGCTATGCGCCGTCCTGCTGTGCACGAGTCTGCTGTGGAGCGGTTGTTCCGCGAGTTCGGATGAGCCGCCCGGGCCCACGCCGCCGACGCCGGACGAGCCGGGCGTGTGCCAGGTGGATCAGGACTGCCCGGATCCCGGGCTCTTCTTCTGCGACACGGTGACGTCGCGCTGCCTGGCGGCCTGCCGGACGCAGGAGGACTGCACGGCGGCGAAGCGGGGGGAGTACCGGCTCGCCGAGTGCGACGGAAACCCGCTGGGCTGCCGGTGTGACAACAGCCGGTGCGAGGTGGCGTTGTGTTCGGCGGACGCGGAGTGCGCGGCGTCGGGAAAGGTGTGCCGGGACGGGGGGTGCGTGCAGGCGCCGGAGGCGAGCGCGGTGGCGTCGTGCCGGGTGACGCCGGACTTCGTCATCGGGAGGGAGGGCACGTCGGCGCGCTTCTCGGTGCTGGCGGTGGACGGGAAGGGCGGGCCGGTGGTGGTGCCCACGGGGGCGACGTGGGCGGCGGTGGACGGGAGCGTGAGGGGGAGCGGCGCGGGGGTGGAGGCCTCGTTCGTGCTGGCGGTGCCCACGGAGGAGCCACGGGAGGCGGTGGTGGCGCGGGTGGGAAAGGCGACCTGCGCGGCGCGCGTGGTGGTGTTGGGGGTGGCGGTGGCACCGGGGCAGATGCGCGCGGTGGTGACGGACGAGCAGACGGGCCGGCCCATCCCGGAGGCGGTGGTGGTGACGGCGGACGCGCAGGGGGTGGTGAAGGGCACGGCGCGGACGGACGCGAGTGGAGTGGCCCTGCTGGCGGCGCTGGAGGAGGTGGGGAGCGTCTCGGTCTTCCATGAGGAGTATGGCTACCTGACGGTGGCGCACGAGGGGGAGGGAAGCCCGAGGGACGTGGCGCTGCCGCTGAGGCGCAACCCGGCGGACAGGTACGGGGGCTACAAGGGGACGTTCCTGCACATGCCGACGACGCAGGACATGCACGCGGGGCTGGCGGGGCTGTCGTCGCCGGACGCGGTGACGGATCTGTCGACGTCGCTGCTGGTGGGGCAGACGCGGCGGGTGAGCTTCACGTCGCAGGGGCAGACGCGCGAGGTGACGCTGCCGGCGGGGGCGTACGTGGTGCTGCCGGGCACCACACTGGCGGCGACGGACATCTCGGCGCAGGGACTGGCGGGCGCGTGTGACGCGACGCTGGGGGGGGTGACGAGCCCGGAGGAGGCGATGGCGGCGGGGGAGTGTGGCACGAGGACTGCGTGGGCGCTGGGCGGGGACATTCCGCTCAGCGCGCTGCCGTTGGGCTCGGTGACGGGCTCGGTGGACGTGGGGCAGCTGCTGGCGCGGACGATTCCGCTGCTGCGCACCTTCAGCTCGTCGGTGAAGAGGGACGTGCAGTTCCGGCTGAAGGAGACGCCGGGGACGGGCACGGGGGAGCCGGATTACGGGGACCAGGCGCACTTCACGGGGGTGGACCACGACTTCGCGAAGGGCCAGAGCCTGCCGTTGGGGTTCCAGTTCGCGGTGCGGGTGCCGGCGCTGCCGAAGTACCGGGGAGTGTGGATGGACAGCGCGGGGGTGCTGGGAGTGGCGCGGGTGGCGGGACGGGGAGTGGTGCCACTGGGCCTGGGAATGGGGGCGAACACGACGCCGGCGGATCCGAACACGGACACGCAGGCGGGGCTGCCGGGGCCGGGACTGGTGAGCGTGCGGATGGCGCCGACGCACCATGGACTGGAGGGAAGCCCGTATGAAGTGATCCTCACGGCCTCGTCGTCGGCCGCGACGAACGACGCCACGGCGGGAGCGGCGTCGAGCGTGCTCATCCACCGGACGCTGGAGAAGCTGCCGTTCGATCCGAAGGGAGGGGCGCCGGTGACGGTGAGCGGGCCGTTCCTGCCGGTGCCGGAGGGGTTCCGTTACAACTACAACGTGGACGCGGCGGGAGGGCTGGAGGGGAGGCAGCTGCGCTTCGTGCTGTCACCGGAGTCGATGATGTTGCCGGCGGCGACGGTGTTGCGTGCGGTGTTCACGAACCGGGAGGAGCACCGGTGGGTGGTGCTGATGGACGTGGGGAGGGCGGGCACGGGGGTGAGGCTGCCGGTGCCACCGGCGCCGTTCGAGGACCGGACGTACTACGGGGACGTGACGGGCTCGCGAGCGCCGTTCGGGATGCAGGCGCTGGTGACGAGGAGGACGGGTACGTCAGCGGGGGCGGCGGTGGATCTGAACGGGCTGGTGGAGGCGGACGGGGTGGATCTGGAGCACCTGGGGGATCTGACGGTGGCGTACTCGGCGTTGGAGTACGGGAGGCCGCTGGTGACGTGGGTGACGCCGGGCGAGGATGGCCAGAGCGTGAAGGAAGGCTCGAAGGTGAAGGTTCAGGTGCGAGCGTTCCGGGTGGGGAGCGGCAACCAGGACGAG